Proteins found in one Thermaerobacter subterraneus DSM 13965 genomic segment:
- a CDS encoding energy-coupling factor transporter transmembrane component T family protein, translated as MIPEPLVGQYVPGESLVHRLDPRTKIALLAGYTVVLFLVREWAAYGLLAALVLAGTLVAGLPLAYLVAGLRPMAWLAALTLVLNLVAVPGDPLVHLGPLVATRQGLELGLRLAVRLLLLVAAASLLTLTTSPIALTDGLEALLRRLGRRVPAHELAMMMTIALRFIPTLAEEADRIMKAQLARGARFHRGGPVQRLRALVPLLVPLFVSAFRRADDLALAMEARGYRGGAGRTRYRELRPGRADAMAVALATVLFGMTLWWGR; from the coding sequence GTGATCCCCGAGCCTCTGGTCGGCCAGTACGTCCCCGGTGAAAGCCTCGTCCACCGGCTGGACCCCCGCACCAAGATCGCCCTGCTGGCGGGCTACACCGTGGTGCTGTTCCTGGTCCGGGAGTGGGCCGCCTACGGGCTCCTGGCGGCCCTGGTTCTGGCCGGCACCCTGGTGGCCGGGCTGCCGCTGGCCTACCTGGTGGCCGGCCTGCGGCCCATGGCCTGGCTGGCAGCGCTCACCCTGGTGCTCAATCTGGTGGCCGTGCCGGGTGATCCCCTGGTCCATCTGGGACCGCTGGTGGCGACCCGCCAGGGACTGGAGCTGGGCCTGCGCCTGGCGGTCCGGCTGCTGCTGCTGGTCGCGGCCGCCTCCCTGCTGACCCTGACCACCTCACCCATCGCCCTGACCGACGGGCTGGAGGCGCTGCTGCGGCGCCTGGGCCGAAGGGTGCCTGCCCATGAGCTGGCCATGATGATGACCATTGCCCTGCGCTTCATCCCCACCCTGGCGGAAGAGGCGGACCGCATCATGAAGGCCCAGCTGGCGCGGGGCGCCCGGTTCCACCGCGGCGGGCCGGTGCAGCGGCTGCGGGCGCTGGTTCCCCTGCTGGTCCCCCTGTTCGTCAGCGCCTTCCGCCGCGCCGATGACCTGGCACTGGCCATGGAGGCGCGCGGCTACCGCGGCGGTGCGGGGCGCACCCGCTACCGGGAGCTGCGGCCGGGGCGGGCCGACGCCATGGCCGTGGCGCTGGCCACCGTCCTGTTTGGGATGACCCTGTGGTGGGGGCGGTAG
- the truA gene encoding tRNA pseudouridine(38-40) synthase TruA — MPAGQRTLRAVLAYDGTDFAGWQRQAGRRTVQQVVEEALSRLLGHPVRVTAAGRTDAGVHARAQVIHWQTARPFPAERLVPALRGLLPLDVAAVAAGEAPAGFHARYAARRKTYVYHLWRAPVADPLHRRWQWHLPLALDVAAMAEAARRLEGRHDFAAFKAAGSPVRNTRRTLYRCRLEEHGPLLRIVLEADGFLMHMARGIVGTLVEIGRGRWPAGHVDMLLATGRRQLAGPTAPAHGLVLWRVEYDDWVAEGPPWPGAPPGLSRP; from the coding sequence GTGCCTGCCGGCCAGCGGACGCTGCGGGCCGTGCTGGCCTATGACGGCACCGACTTCGCGGGCTGGCAGCGCCAGGCCGGCCGGCGCACCGTCCAGCAGGTGGTGGAAGAGGCTCTCTCCCGGCTGCTGGGCCATCCCGTGCGGGTCACCGCCGCCGGCCGCACCGACGCCGGCGTGCATGCCCGGGCCCAGGTCATCCACTGGCAGACTGCCCGCCCCTTCCCGGCGGAACGCCTGGTACCGGCCTTGCGCGGCCTGCTTCCGCTCGACGTGGCGGCCGTCGCCGCCGGCGAGGCGCCGGCGGGGTTCCATGCCCGGTACGCCGCCCGGCGCAAGACCTACGTGTACCACCTGTGGAGGGCGCCCGTGGCGGACCCCCTGCACCGGCGGTGGCAGTGGCATCTGCCGCTGGCCCTGGACGTGGCGGCCATGGCTGAAGCGGCCCGGCGCCTGGAGGGCCGCCACGACTTTGCGGCCTTCAAGGCGGCGGGATCTCCGGTGCGGAATACCCGCCGCACCCTCTATCGCTGCCGCCTGGAGGAACACGGCCCGCTGCTGCGGATCGTGCTGGAAGCCGACGGGTTCCTGATGCATATGGCCCGCGGCATCGTGGGTACCCTGGTGGAGATCGGTCGGGGACGCTGGCCCGCCGGCCACGTGGACATGCTGCTGGCCACGGGCCGGCGGCAGCTGGCCGGACCCACGGCGCCGGCCCACGGCCTGGTCCTGTGGCGGGTGGAGTACGACGACTGGGTGGCGGAGGGACCTCCCTGGCCCGGCGCCCCGCCCGGCCTTTCCCGGCCTTGA
- the rplM gene encoding 50S ribosomal protein L13 gives MRTTFMARPQDVQQQWYVIDAAGVPLGRLASQVAKILRGKHKPIYTPHVDTGDHVIVVNAAKVRLTGEKLHKKVYYRHTGYPGGLRAVTARRLLETRPERMVELAVRRMLPRTALGRRQFRKLHVYAGPEHPHQAQQPRPLVLRSDGTPVWDGGAAAGQDG, from the coding sequence ATGCGGACCACCTTCATGGCCCGCCCCCAGGACGTGCAGCAGCAGTGGTATGTGATCGACGCTGCGGGCGTGCCCCTTGGCCGTCTGGCCAGCCAGGTGGCCAAGATCCTGCGGGGCAAGCACAAGCCCATCTATACGCCCCACGTGGACACGGGCGACCACGTCATCGTCGTCAACGCTGCCAAGGTGCGCCTGACGGGCGAAAAGCTCCACAAGAAGGTCTACTACCGCCACACCGGCTACCCCGGCGGCCTGCGTGCCGTAACGGCGCGGCGCCTGCTGGAGACCCGGCCGGAGCGGATGGTCGAACTGGCCGTGCGGCGCATGTTGCCGCGCACCGCCCTGGGGCGCCGGCAATTCCGCAAGCTGCACGTCTACGCTGGGCCGGAGCACCCTCACCAGGCGCAGCAGCCGCGCCCCCTGGTCCTGCGTAGCGACGGCACGCCGGTCTGGGACGGCGGCGCGGCTGCCGGCCAGGACGGCTAA
- the rpsI gene encoding 30S ribosomal protein S9, which yields MGVWHRFGGKRGEKVATTAVYWGTGRRKEAVARVRLIPGDGRIIINGRPMEEYFPTIAQRAEVERPLKVTGTLGKYDVLARVGGGGISGQAGAVRHGIARALLRVDESYRKPLKQAGLLTRDPRVKERRKYGLKKARKAPQFSKR from the coding sequence ATGGGCGTGTGGCACAGGTTCGGCGGGAAGCGAGGTGAGAAGGTGGCGACCACAGCCGTTTACTGGGGCACCGGGCGGCGCAAGGAGGCCGTGGCGCGGGTCCGCCTGATCCCGGGAGACGGGCGGATCATCATCAACGGCCGCCCCATGGAGGAGTATTTCCCCACCATTGCCCAGCGAGCCGAAGTGGAGCGCCCCCTCAAGGTGACGGGGACCCTGGGCAAGTATGACGTGCTTGCCCGGGTGGGCGGCGGCGGCATCTCCGGCCAGGCAGGGGCCGTTCGGCACGGCATCGCCCGCGCCCTGCTCCGCGTGGACGAGTCCTACCGCAAGCCCCTGAAGCAGGCGGGGCTGCTGACGCGGGATCCCCGGGTCAAGGAGCGCCGCAAGTACGGCCTCAAGAAGGCCCGCAAGGCGCCGCAGTTCTCCAAGCGCTGA
- the accC gene encoding acetyl-CoA carboxylase biotin carboxylase subunit, whose amino-acid sequence MFQKILIANRGEIAVRIIRACRELGIRTVAVFSEPDEDALHVAMADEAYCIGPAPATRSYLHIPSLIEAASKAGVDAIHPGYGFLSENAHFAAVCKTWGIEFIGPPPEAIETMGLKSLAREAMLRAGVPVVPGSEGTVEDEDEALEIARRIGYPVLVKAAAGGGGRGIRVARNEQELAQAMASARREAESTFGNGAVYLEKFLEEPRHIEIQVMADKHGHTLHLGERECSVQRRRQKLIEEAPSPVMTPELRQRMAEAAVRAAEAVEYVGAGTVEFLVDRDGNFYFIEMNTRIQVEHPVTEMITGIDLVKEQIRVAAGEPLSFTQEDVAFRGWAMECRINAEDPGNRFLPSPGTITAWEPPAGPGVRLDAGFRAGSVVQPFYDSLVGKLIVWGRDRQEAIARMQRALAEFHIDGIRTTIPLYQEILRRDDFRQGRFHTRWLEEEVLAGPAG is encoded by the coding sequence ATGTTCCAGAAGATTCTGATCGCCAACCGCGGCGAGATCGCGGTGCGCATCATCCGGGCGTGCCGGGAGCTGGGCATCCGCACCGTGGCGGTTTTCTCGGAGCCCGACGAGGACGCCCTGCACGTGGCCATGGCCGACGAAGCCTACTGCATCGGCCCGGCCCCGGCCACCCGCAGCTACCTTCACATCCCCAGCCTCATCGAGGCGGCCAGCAAGGCCGGCGTGGACGCCATCCACCCGGGCTACGGCTTCCTGTCGGAAAACGCCCACTTCGCGGCCGTTTGCAAGACGTGGGGGATCGAATTCATCGGCCCGCCCCCGGAGGCCATCGAGACCATGGGGCTCAAGTCCCTGGCCCGGGAGGCCATGCTGCGGGCGGGCGTACCCGTGGTGCCCGGCAGCGAGGGTACGGTGGAGGATGAAGACGAGGCCCTGGAGATCGCCCGGCGCATCGGCTACCCGGTGCTGGTCAAGGCGGCGGCGGGCGGCGGCGGCCGGGGCATCCGGGTGGCGCGGAACGAGCAGGAACTGGCCCAGGCCATGGCGTCGGCCCGGCGGGAGGCCGAATCGACCTTCGGCAACGGCGCCGTCTACCTGGAGAAGTTCCTGGAGGAACCCCGCCACATCGAGATCCAGGTGATGGCCGACAAGCACGGCCACACCCTGCACCTGGGCGAGCGGGAGTGCTCGGTGCAGCGGCGCCGGCAAAAGCTCATCGAAGAGGCGCCTTCGCCGGTGATGACGCCGGAGCTGCGCCAGCGGATGGCGGAGGCGGCCGTCCGCGCGGCCGAGGCGGTGGAGTACGTGGGCGCAGGCACGGTGGAGTTCCTGGTGGACCGGGACGGCAACTTCTACTTCATCGAGATGAACACCCGCATCCAGGTGGAGCACCCCGTCACCGAGATGATCACGGGCATCGACCTGGTCAAGGAGCAGATCCGGGTGGCCGCCGGCGAACCCCTGTCCTTCACCCAGGAGGACGTGGCCTTCCGGGGTTGGGCCATGGAATGCCGGATCAACGCGGAAGACCCCGGCAACCGCTTCCTGCCCTCCCCCGGCACCATCACCGCCTGGGAACCGCCGGCCGGTCCCGGCGTGCGCCTGGATGCCGGCTTCCGGGCCGGTTCGGTGGTCCAGCCCTTCTACGATTCCCTCGTGGGCAAGCTGATCGTCTGGGGGCGCGACCGGCAGGAGGCCATCGCGCGCATGCAGCGGGCCCTGGCGGAGTTCCACATCGACGGGATCCGGACCACCATCCCCCTTTACCAGGAGATCCTGCGCCGCGACGACTTCCGCCAGGGCCGGTTCCACACCCGCTGGCTGGAGGAAGAGGTGCTGGCCGGACCGGCAGGCTAG
- a CDS encoding carbon starvation CstA family protein: MARHHPRPAEGGKTASPAGAAPAGGARLEGKGERAMLNSPAMFVVLALIAYGIAYWGYGRWYDRTVWRPDPNRTTPAHMYTDGVEYFPVSRYVLWGYQYKSVAALGPILGPFIAIQYGWVPALLWIIFGNFFIGWLQDYGAIMLSVRNQGRSFGPITYEFTGAAGRSTLLGFILFYLLILSATFIQLIAVFWNTFAGSFVATAGIILTGVICGQLLYKRRMNVGAVTLIAFALMILSFWLGSTSLGQAVKFNLTAQGALNFNVWLWAALCCVILYVGSILPLPTFIQPFNYVSFFPAMFAVLVILVGALVTPLTGVTLAQPAYVGFWGPKGSFAAGGNPMWPVLFTAIACGAISGWHSLVSSSSTAKQLDIEPDAHPVGAGAMLGEGLLALVSLASYMVLSPERIAELGGASVGSWVFGATLITKPILGAFMSDNAIRVFFGTVLVIYAITVQALVTRFWRLVSVEVFGDSILAQKHVATFIGLLLPWIMAVSGSWNNIWLFFGGSNQLLAGLALMLITIHLARVKAPSRYTLLPALFMIVTTLAAIAVQRVRFLQAALGGPAKTLTQDPLKTLAPTVANIIDWASVLIGVVLFVLGLRMAILTLQAYGRAKAGLLAQPQAAPGD; encoded by the coding sequence ATGGCCCGTCATCATCCCCGGCCCGCGGAAGGTGGCAAGACGGCATCGCCCGCAGGAGCCGCGCCCGCGGGCGGCGCGCGGCTCGAGGGGAAAGGGGAGAGGGCCATGCTCAACTCGCCGGCGATGTTCGTGGTGCTGGCGCTGATCGCCTACGGCATCGCCTACTGGGGATACGGGCGCTGGTACGACCGCACGGTCTGGCGGCCTGACCCCAACCGCACCACGCCGGCCCACATGTACACCGACGGGGTCGAGTACTTCCCCGTCAGCCGCTACGTGCTCTGGGGCTACCAGTACAAGAGCGTCGCCGCCCTGGGGCCCATCCTGGGACCCTTCATCGCCATCCAGTACGGCTGGGTCCCCGCCCTGCTGTGGATCATCTTCGGCAACTTCTTCATCGGCTGGCTCCAGGACTACGGGGCCATCATGCTGTCGGTGCGCAACCAGGGGCGGTCCTTCGGCCCGATCACCTACGAGTTCACCGGGGCCGCGGGACGCAGTACCCTGCTGGGCTTCATCCTGTTCTACCTGCTGATCCTCTCGGCCACCTTCATCCAGCTGATCGCCGTCTTCTGGAACACCTTCGCGGGGTCGTTCGTGGCCACCGCTGGCATCATCCTCACCGGTGTGATCTGCGGCCAGCTGCTGTACAAGCGCCGGATGAACGTGGGTGCGGTGACCCTGATCGCCTTCGCCCTGATGATCCTGTCCTTCTGGCTGGGTTCCACCAGCCTCGGCCAAGCGGTGAAGTTCAACCTGACGGCCCAGGGCGCGCTGAACTTCAACGTCTGGCTCTGGGCGGCGCTGTGCTGCGTCATCCTGTACGTGGGTTCGATCCTGCCGCTGCCCACCTTCATCCAGCCCTTCAACTACGTGTCCTTCTTCCCCGCCATGTTCGCGGTGCTGGTGATCCTGGTGGGCGCGCTGGTCACCCCCCTGACCGGGGTCACCCTGGCGCAGCCGGCGTACGTGGGCTTCTGGGGGCCCAAGGGCAGCTTTGCCGCCGGTGGCAACCCCATGTGGCCTGTACTGTTCACCGCCATCGCCTGCGGTGCCATCTCGGGGTGGCATAGCCTGGTCAGCTCGTCCAGCACCGCCAAGCAGCTGGACATCGAGCCCGACGCCCACCCCGTGGGCGCCGGCGCCATGCTGGGCGAGGGCCTGCTGGCGCTGGTCTCCCTGGCCTCCTACATGGTCCTCAGCCCGGAGCGCATCGCCGAGCTGGGCGGCGCCAGCGTGGGTTCCTGGGTGTTCGGAGCGACGCTGATCACCAAGCCGATCCTCGGCGCCTTCATGTCCGACAACGCCATCCGCGTGTTCTTCGGTACGGTGCTGGTCATCTACGCCATCACCGTCCAGGCCCTGGTCACCCGCTTCTGGCGCCTGGTCTCCGTCGAGGTGTTCGGGGACAGCATCCTCGCCCAGAAGCATGTGGCCACCTTCATCGGCCTGCTGCTGCCGTGGATCATGGCGGTCAGCGGCTCGTGGAACAACATCTGGCTGTTCTTCGGCGGGTCGAACCAGCTGCTGGCCGGCCTGGCCCTGATGCTGATCACCATCCACCTGGCCCGGGTCAAGGCGCCCAGCCGCTACACCCTGCTCCCGGCCCTGTTCATGATCGTCACCACGCTGGCGGCCATCGCCGTCCAGAGGGTGCGCTTCCTCCAGGCCGCCCTGGGCGGGCCCGCCAAGACGCTGACCCAGGACCCGCTCAAGACCCTGGCGCCCACCGTCGCCAACATCATCGACTGGGCGTCGGTGCTGATCGGCGTGGTGCTCTTCGTCCTCGGCTTGCGGATGGCGATCCTGACGCTGCAGGCGTACGGCCGCGCCAAGGCGGGCCTGCTGGCCCAGCCGCAGGCGGCACCGGGCGACTGA
- a CDS encoding ArsA family ATPase encodes MPTLVRPRGLESYFNEHPDVEIVIFAGKGGLGKTTSSSSLAWYMSQVKKKRTLLFSTDPQASLSDIFERNFYGLGEIEVAPNLFVVEIDADRRVADYQASVKQKIKDMYGLDEVPREIEEYIDSTSAEPAMYESATYDAMAELVAAHEYDIYIFDMPPFGHGVRMVAMADILSKWVEKITEARSKVAEYDAIAATLKGEKGHEDAVMQELIDIRNKIKAFTDLITDRRRTAFFMVLIPEKMAILDTERALAMFHALGMEMSGLVVNQVYPRELLDRPGTSEYLRNRVLMQQQHLADIARKFGDRVQSVVPMFTREPKGLEMIEQASRYLMNCEIALEA; translated from the coding sequence ATGCCCACCCTGGTACGGCCCCGGGGACTGGAGTCGTACTTCAACGAGCACCCCGACGTGGAGATCGTCATCTTTGCCGGCAAGGGCGGCCTGGGCAAGACCACGTCCAGCTCGTCCCTGGCCTGGTACATGTCCCAGGTGAAGAAGAAGCGGACGCTGCTCTTCAGCACCGACCCCCAGGCCTCGCTGAGCGACATCTTCGAGCGCAACTTCTACGGCCTGGGCGAGATCGAGGTGGCCCCCAACCTGTTCGTGGTCGAGATCGACGCGGACCGCCGGGTGGCCGATTACCAGGCGTCGGTGAAACAGAAGATCAAGGACATGTACGGCCTGGACGAGGTGCCGCGGGAGATCGAGGAGTACATCGACTCCACCTCCGCGGAGCCGGCCATGTACGAGTCCGCTACCTACGATGCCATGGCCGAGCTGGTGGCGGCCCACGAATACGACATCTACATCTTCGACATGCCGCCCTTCGGCCACGGGGTGCGCATGGTGGCCATGGCGGACATTCTCTCCAAATGGGTGGAGAAGATCACCGAGGCTCGCTCCAAGGTGGCCGAGTACGATGCCATTGCCGCGACCCTCAAGGGCGAGAAGGGCCATGAGGACGCGGTGATGCAGGAACTGATCGACATCCGCAACAAGATCAAGGCCTTCACCGACCTCATCACCGACCGCCGCCGCACCGCCTTCTTCATGGTGCTGATCCCGGAAAAGATGGCGATCCTGGACACGGAGCGGGCTTTGGCGATGTTCCACGCCCTGGGCATGGAGATGTCCGGCCTGGTGGTCAACCAGGTGTACCCGCGGGAGCTGCTGGATCGCCCCGGCACGTCGGAGTACCTGCGGAACCGGGTCCTGATGCAACAGCAGCACCTGGCCGACATTGCCCGCAAGTTCGGCGACCGGGTGCAATCGGTGGTGCCCATGTTCACCCGGGAGCCCAAGGGGCTGGAGATGATCGAGCAGGCTTCCCGCTACCTGATGAACTGCGAGATCGCCCTGGAGGCCTGA
- a CDS encoding ArsA family ATPase, with translation MQHIGAFLQEHPQLKFVFTGGKGGVGKTICAAVLAYHFAEQGKRTLLASLNPVHSLTSVFGQDLSGGQVRPVQGVPNLHAVEVDASDVVARYRENIGQRVKEFLKYADIPVDAKPFVDIAVTNPAFEESAMFDKMVDIMLREGQEYDILVFDTAAVANAVRLIGLSKIYGLWLQRMIESRKEALSLRVQLSFRKEKVMEEVKKDPMLADLIAMDERFKAVKRLLVDPNLTAFFFVTLPLALPISVVTRFIKMVRAYDIPVGGVLVNGVIRGEEVEKASGDEYLLNKYQEQAGYLEQIQRELGDLVRAFLPLYKSEVHGLEALKQAVDDLFDPDQHWALAQVTG, from the coding sequence GTGCAGCACATCGGAGCCTTCTTGCAGGAGCACCCCCAGTTGAAATTCGTGTTCACCGGCGGCAAGGGCGGTGTGGGCAAGACCATCTGTGCCGCCGTCCTGGCGTACCATTTTGCCGAGCAGGGCAAGCGCACCCTGCTGGCCAGCCTGAACCCCGTGCATTCGCTGACGTCCGTGTTCGGCCAGGACCTGTCGGGCGGCCAGGTGCGCCCGGTACAGGGCGTACCCAACCTCCATGCCGTCGAGGTGGATGCCTCGGACGTGGTGGCCCGCTACCGGGAGAACATCGGCCAGCGGGTGAAGGAATTCCTCAAGTATGCGGACATCCCCGTCGATGCCAAGCCCTTCGTCGACATCGCCGTGACGAACCCAGCCTTCGAAGAGTCGGCCATGTTCGACAAGATGGTCGACATCATGCTGCGGGAAGGGCAGGAGTACGACATCCTGGTGTTCGATACGGCGGCGGTGGCCAACGCCGTGCGGCTCATCGGGTTGTCCAAGATCTACGGCCTGTGGCTACAGCGGATGATCGAGTCGCGCAAGGAGGCGCTCTCGCTACGGGTGCAGCTGAGCTTCCGCAAGGAAAAGGTGATGGAAGAAGTCAAGAAGGACCCCATGCTGGCCGACCTGATCGCCATGGACGAGCGGTTCAAGGCGGTCAAGCGGCTGCTGGTCGACCCCAACCTGACCGCCTTCTTCTTCGTCACCCTGCCCCTGGCGTTGCCCATCTCCGTGGTCACCCGCTTCATCAAGATGGTGCGCGCCTATGACATTCCCGTGGGCGGGGTCCTGGTCAACGGTGTCATTCGCGGCGAAGAGGTGGAGAAAGCCAGCGGCGACGAGTACCTTCTGAACAAGTACCAGGAGCAGGCGGGCTATCTGGAGCAGATCCAGCGGGAACTGGGCGACCTGGTCCGCGCCTTCCTGCCCCTGTACAAGAGCGAGGTGCACGGCCTGGAGGCCCTCAAGCAGGCGGTGGATGACCTCTTCGATCCCGACCAGCACTGGGCCCTGGCCCAGGTGACCGGGTGA
- a CDS encoding S1C family serine protease encodes MMQPFGWETAIVETLERVRPFLCHVAGTDRKRQTTAFGTGILFDHWHVICNAQTVDDAVEVVVTLPGGTKVDATVVGSDPVYFIAVLRLAERFPGPLPTWRPTTELRVGHFVVAAGYPLNLQLNATFGIVSTVDMTLYRPDRIPVDGLIVTQAPMHPGNTGGPLVTLDGAVAGVNGIPWSHGMSLAVQGDVVRRVVNQIIEFGRATHPWLGFSGQPDVVDPALAQLFALPVDRGLVVGHVADNGPGKRAGIKPFDMVVRADDQPVTHAGTIRKVLAYRRPGDRARLTVLRGGELIELEFPVEEIPRLASAS; translated from the coding sequence ATGATGCAACCGTTCGGCTGGGAGACGGCCATTGTCGAAACCCTGGAGCGGGTGCGGCCGTTCCTCTGCCACGTGGCAGGGACCGACCGCAAGCGCCAGACCACGGCCTTCGGCACGGGGATCCTCTTCGACCACTGGCACGTGATCTGCAACGCCCAGACGGTGGACGACGCCGTCGAGGTGGTGGTGACCCTGCCCGGCGGCACCAAGGTGGATGCCACCGTCGTCGGGTCGGATCCGGTGTACTTCATCGCCGTGTTGCGGCTCGCCGAGCGGTTCCCGGGGCCCCTTCCCACCTGGCGGCCCACGACCGAGCTGCGGGTGGGCCACTTCGTGGTGGCCGCGGGCTACCCTCTCAACCTGCAGCTCAACGCCACCTTCGGCATCGTCAGCACCGTGGACATGACCCTGTACCGTCCCGACCGCATTCCTGTGGACGGGTTGATCGTTACCCAGGCGCCCATGCACCCCGGCAACACCGGCGGGCCCCTGGTCACCCTGGACGGCGCCGTGGCCGGGGTCAACGGCATCCCCTGGTCCCACGGCATGAGCCTGGCGGTGCAGGGCGACGTGGTGCGCCGGGTGGTGAACCAGATCATCGAGTTCGGCCGTGCCACCCATCCCTGGTTGGGCTTCTCGGGCCAGCCCGACGTGGTGGACCCCGCCCTGGCCCAGCTCTTCGCCCTGCCGGTGGACCGCGGCCTGGTGGTCGGCCACGTGGCCGACAACGGGCCGGGCAAGCGGGCGGGCATCAAGCCCTTCGACATGGTGGTGCGCGCCGACGACCAGCCGGTGACCCACGCCGGGACCATCCGCAAGGTGCTGGCGTACCGGCGGCCGGGCGACCGGGCCCGGCTGACGGTGCTGCGGGGTGGCGAGCTGATCGAGCTGGAGTTCCCCGTGGAGGAGATCCCGCGCCTGGCGTCGGCGTCTTGA
- a CDS encoding Fur family transcriptional regulator, producing MTIRRILETLAQHEYRLTWQRWAVAAAVVLNQDRLLTAEELYSQLKKDWPDIGLATVYRTLDLLVELGLVDRVQVGEGPTKYGLRNANLEIRQQLVCECCGEVAPVDDRQLEPLFKHLAHTSGYQISEIEIKVTGICPRCRSAARSGTASGAAASRSPGGGNTGASAESGDQATAALPRPTGSPAPVLPDEPGAGRAQAGAGA from the coding sequence GTGACCATCCGCAGGATCCTGGAGACCCTGGCCCAGCACGAGTACCGCCTGACCTGGCAGCGGTGGGCGGTGGCGGCAGCGGTGGTCCTCAATCAGGACCGCCTGCTGACGGCGGAAGAGCTCTACTCCCAGCTCAAAAAGGATTGGCCGGACATCGGCCTGGCCACGGTCTACCGCACCCTGGACCTGCTGGTCGAGCTGGGGCTGGTGGACCGGGTGCAGGTGGGTGAAGGGCCGACGAAATACGGGCTCCGCAACGCCAACCTGGAGATCCGTCAGCAGCTGGTGTGCGAGTGCTGCGGAGAGGTCGCCCCCGTCGACGACCGCCAGCTGGAGCCGCTGTTCAAGCACCTGGCCCACACCAGCGGCTATCAGATCTCCGAGATCGAAATCAAGGTGACCGGCATCTGCCCGCGCTGCCGCAGCGCCGCACGCTCGGGCACGGCTTCCGGGGCCGCCGCTTCCCGGTCTCCCGGAGGCGGCAACACGGGAGCCTCCGCGGAGAGCGGGGACCAGGCCACCGCCGCCCTGCCGCGACCCACAGGAAGCCCGGCACCCGTTCTTCCCGACGAACCCGGCGCGGGGCGCGCCCAGGCGGGGGCCGGCGCCTAG